From one Acinonyx jubatus isolate Ajub_Pintada_27869175 chromosome B1, VMU_Ajub_asm_v1.0, whole genome shotgun sequence genomic stretch:
- the LOC113604329 gene encoding putative MORF4 family-associated protein 1-like protein UPP isoform X3 has protein sequence MWPEGAEERRGPEQPRDRPRSPARAALEREHVRAHLRARLKLLEVGILLDRLQSEVDSVEGAVGQGRCGSGEAEERVLKLYEKAERKAAEVARMGRRIVELHGQIDSCGFSRRTRAPCGAFRLTLFCEKRHSACAISRFIPGQWTLTGVREKAGR, from the exons ATGTGGCCCGAGGGCGCGGAGGAGCGGCGGGGGCCCGAGCAGCCCCGCGACCGCCCCCGGAGCCCCGCGCGCGCCGCCCTCGAGCGCGAGCACGTGCGCGCGCACCTGCGGGCCCGCCTGAAGCTGCTGGAGGTGGGGATCCTGCTGGACCGGCTGCAGAGCGAGGTGGACTCGGTGGAGGGCGCCGTGGGTCAGGGCCGCTGCGGGAGCGGCGAGGCGGAGGAGCGGGTGCTGAAGCTGTACGAGAAGGCGGAGAGGAAGGCCGCCGAGGTGGCGCGGATGGGTCGGAGGATCGTGGAGCTCCACGGCCAGATCGACAGCTGCGGCTTCTCCCGAAGGACGCGGGCGCCG TGTGGAGCGTTTCGCTTGACCCTTTTCTGCGAGAAGCGGCATTCTGCATGCGCAATTTCACGGTTTATCCCGGGACAGTGGACTCTTACAGGTGTCAGAGAGAAAGCTGGACGCTAG
- the LOC113604329 gene encoding putative MORF4 family-associated protein 1-like protein UPP isoform X1: MWPEGAEERRGPEQPRDRPRSPARAALEREHVRAHLRARLKLLEVGILLDRLQSEVDSVEGAVGQGRCGSGEAEERVLKLYEKAERKAAEVARMGRRIVELHGQIDSCGFSRRTRAPVHRQTLGDRSADALEKLKPENLLFSILCFSVDVVSTYTVKSAC, translated from the exons ATGTGGCCCGAGGGCGCGGAGGAGCGGCGGGGGCCCGAGCAGCCCCGCGACCGCCCCCGGAGCCCCGCGCGCGCCGCCCTCGAGCGCGAGCACGTGCGCGCGCACCTGCGGGCCCGCCTGAAGCTGCTGGAGGTGGGGATCCTGCTGGACCGGCTGCAGAGCGAGGTGGACTCGGTGGAGGGCGCCGTGGGTCAGGGCCGCTGCGGGAGCGGCGAGGCGGAGGAGCGGGTGCTGAAGCTGTACGAGAAGGCGGAGAGGAAGGCCGCCGAGGTGGCGCGGATGGGTCGGAGGATCGTGGAGCTCCACGGCCAGATCGACAGCTGCGGCTTCTCCCGAAGGACGCGGGCGCCG GTTCACCGTCAGACTCTGGGTGACCGGTCTGCTGACGCCCTGGAAAAGCTGAAACCCGAGAACCTGTTGTTctcaattctttgtttttctgtagacGTCGTTTCTACGTATACTGTTAAATCCGCATGTTAG
- the LOC113604329 gene encoding putative MORF4 family-associated protein 1-like protein UPP isoform X2, whose translation MWPEGAEERRGPEQPRDRPRSPARAALEREHVRAHLRARLKLLEVGILLDRLQSEVDSVEGAVGQGRCGSGEAEERVLKLYEKAERKAAEVARMGRRIVELHGQIDSCGFSRRTRAPECGAFRLTLFCEKRHSACAISRFIPGQWTLTGVREKAGR comes from the exons ATGTGGCCCGAGGGCGCGGAGGAGCGGCGGGGGCCCGAGCAGCCCCGCGACCGCCCCCGGAGCCCCGCGCGCGCCGCCCTCGAGCGCGAGCACGTGCGCGCGCACCTGCGGGCCCGCCTGAAGCTGCTGGAGGTGGGGATCCTGCTGGACCGGCTGCAGAGCGAGGTGGACTCGGTGGAGGGCGCCGTGGGTCAGGGCCGCTGCGGGAGCGGCGAGGCGGAGGAGCGGGTGCTGAAGCTGTACGAGAAGGCGGAGAGGAAGGCCGCCGAGGTGGCGCGGATGGGTCGGAGGATCGTGGAGCTCCACGGCCAGATCGACAGCTGCGGCTTCTCCCGAAGGACGCGGGCGCCG GAGTGTGGAGCGTTTCGCTTGACCCTTTTCTGCGAGAAGCGGCATTCTGCATGCGCAATTTCACGGTTTATCCCGGGACAGTGGACTCTTACAGGTGTCAGAGAGAAAGCTGGACGCTAG
- the LOC113604370 gene encoding putative MORF4 family-associated protein 1-like protein UPP — translation MWPEGADERRGPEQPRDRPRSPARAALEREHVRAHLRARLKLLEVGILLDRLQSEVDSVEGAVGQGRCGSGEAEERVLKLYEKAERKAAEVARMGRRIVELHGQIDSCGFS, via the coding sequence atGTGGCCCGAGGGCGCGGACGAGCGGCGGGGGCCCGAGCAGCCCCGCGACCGCCCCCGGAGCCCCGCGCGCGCCGCCCTCGAGCGCGAGCACGTGCGCGCGCACCTGCGGGCCCGCCTGAAGCTGCTGGAGGTGGGGATCCTGCTGGACCGGCTGCAGAGCGAGGTGGACTCGGTGGAGGGCGCCGTGGGTCAGGGCCGCTGCGGGAGCGGCGAGGCGGAGGAGCGGGTGCTGAAGCTGTACGAGAAGGCGGAGAGGAAGGCCGCCGAGGTGGCGCGGATGGGTCGGAGGATCGTGGAGCTCCACGGGCAGATCGACAGCTGCGGCTTCTCCTGA
- the S100P gene encoding protein S100-P, which translates to MTELETAMGMIIDVFARYAGAEGNKQSLTKGELKTLMEKELPGFLQNKRDRDAVDKLLKDLDANGDAEVDFNEFMVFVAALTAACHKYFEQAGLH; encoded by the exons ATGACGGAACTGGAGACGGCCATGGGCATGATCATTGACGTCTTTGCCCGGTACGCGGGGGCTGAGGGCAACAAGCAGAGCCTGACCAAGGGGGAGCTGAAGACGCTCATGGAGAAGGAGCTCCCTGGCTTCCTGCAG AATAAAAGGGACAGGGACGCCGTGGACAAACTGCTCAAGGACCTGGACGCCAACGGAGACGCCGAGGTGGATTTCAACGAGTTCATGGTGTTCGTGGCCGCCCTCACAGCCGCCTGCCACAAGTACTTTGAGCAGGCGGGGCTCCACTGA